In the Gossypium arboreum isolate Shixiya-1 chromosome 10, ASM2569848v2, whole genome shotgun sequence genome, one interval contains:
- the LOC108452492 gene encoding EPIDERMAL PATTERNING FACTOR-like protein 5 codes for MGVSHHHRQHTAAALAFLLFASVITLSRFGSGFQEREGSKKRSGSGVLDRFIAQKRLSGPGSSPPSCRSKCGNCSPCKPVHVPIQPGFSMPLEYYPEAWRCKCGNKLFMS; via the exons ATGGGCGTATCCCACCACCATCGCCAACACACAGCTGCTGCCTTGGCCTTTCTCTTATTTGCTTCTGTCATTACTCTTTCTCGATTCG GCAGCGGGTTCCAGGAGAGGGAAGGAAGTAAGAAGAGAAGCGGGTCAGGGGTGTTAGATCGGTTCATTGCTCAGAAACGACTCAGTGGACCTGGTTCTTCACCACCTTCCTGTAGATCCAAGTGTGGTAACTGCTCACCTTGTAAACCAGTTCACGTTCCAATTCAACCAGGGTTTAGTATGCCACTTGAGTACTACCCCGAAGCTTGGCGTTGCAAGTGTGGCAACAAGCTTTTCATGTcctaa